In Micromonospora sp. WMMA1363, a genomic segment contains:
- a CDS encoding inositol-3-phosphate synthase — MGSVRVAIVGVGNCASSLVQGVEYYRNADPNDRVPGLMHVTFGDYHVSDVKFVAAFDVDAKKVGMDLAEAIVASENNTIKLCDVPPTGVTVQRGPTFDGLGQYYREIIEESDAEPVNVAQALRDAQVDVVVSYLPVGSELADKFYAQAAIDAGCAFVNALPVFIASNPEWAKKFTDAGLPIVGDDIKSQVGATIVHRALAKLFEDRGVELLRTYQLNFGGNMDFMNMLERNRLISKKISKTQSVTSQVPHEMAKSDVHIGPSDHVPWLDDRKWAYIRLEGRSFGDAPLNAELKLEVWDSPNSAGVIIDAIRAAKIALDRKIGGPILSASSYFMKSPPVQHADHDAHAAVEAFIAGEADR, encoded by the coding sequence ATGGGCTCCGTCCGCGTCGCCATCGTCGGTGTGGGGAACTGCGCCTCGTCCCTCGTACAGGGCGTGGAGTACTACCGGAATGCCGACCCGAACGACCGCGTCCCGGGTCTCATGCACGTCACCTTCGGCGACTACCACGTCTCGGACGTGAAGTTCGTCGCGGCGTTCGACGTGGACGCCAAGAAGGTGGGCATGGATCTCGCGGAAGCGATCGTCGCCAGCGAGAACAACACCATCAAGCTCTGCGACGTGCCGCCGACCGGCGTCACCGTGCAGCGCGGCCCGACCTTCGACGGTCTCGGGCAGTACTACCGCGAGATCATCGAGGAGTCGGACGCCGAGCCGGTCAACGTGGCCCAGGCGCTGCGCGACGCCCAGGTCGACGTGGTCGTGTCGTACCTGCCGGTCGGCTCCGAGCTGGCCGACAAGTTCTACGCCCAGGCGGCGATCGACGCGGGTTGCGCGTTCGTCAACGCCCTGCCGGTGTTCATCGCCTCCAACCCGGAGTGGGCGAAGAAGTTCACCGACGCGGGTCTGCCGATTGTCGGCGACGACATCAAGAGCCAGGTCGGCGCCACGATCGTGCACCGCGCCCTGGCGAAGCTCTTCGAGGACCGCGGCGTCGAGCTGCTGCGCACGTACCAGCTCAACTTCGGCGGCAACATGGACTTCATGAACATGCTGGAGCGCAACCGCCTGATCTCGAAGAAGATCTCGAAGACCCAGTCGGTGACCTCCCAGGTGCCGCACGAGATGGCCAAGAGCGACGTGCACATCGGCCCGTCGGACCACGTGCCGTGGCTGGACGACCGCAAGTGGGCGTACATCCGCCTGGAGGGTCGCTCCTTCGGTGACGCCCCGCTGAACGCCGAGCTGAAGCTCGAGGTCTGGGACTCGCCGAACTCGGCCGGCGTCATCATCGACGCGATCCGCGCCGCGAAGATCGCTCTGGACCGGAAGATCGGTGGCCCGATCCTCTCCGCCTCCTCGTACTTCATGAAGTCCCCGCCGGTGCAGCACGCCGACCACGACGCGCACGCCGCCGTCGAGGCGTTCATCGCCGGCGAGGCAGACCGCTGA
- a CDS encoding PadR family transcriptional regulator, with the protein MLELAILGLLQEAPMHGYELRKELIAKLGAIRAAISYGSLYPTLRRLQAAGWITEAAETPATAEEVPALTSRRGRVVYKITAEGKERFAQLIAQAGPETYDDTGFGVHFAFFARTDQATRLRILEGRRRKIEERREGLRDVLGRAAERLDAYTLELQRHGLEACEREVRWLEELIANERSGRAPTVPDTGTAGGRRDNNSPPPPGESRKERP; encoded by the coding sequence ATGCTCGAACTCGCCATCCTTGGCCTGCTGCAGGAAGCTCCGATGCACGGCTACGAGCTGCGCAAGGAGCTGATCGCGAAGCTCGGTGCCATCCGGGCGGCGATCAGCTACGGCTCGCTCTACCCGACCCTGCGCCGGTTACAGGCGGCGGGTTGGATCACCGAAGCCGCCGAGACACCCGCCACCGCGGAGGAGGTTCCCGCGCTGACCAGCCGACGAGGTCGGGTGGTCTACAAAATCACCGCGGAGGGCAAGGAACGCTTCGCCCAACTCATCGCACAGGCCGGGCCCGAGACATATGACGACACGGGCTTCGGCGTGCACTTCGCGTTCTTCGCCCGGACCGATCAGGCGACCCGACTACGCATCCTGGAGGGTCGCCGACGCAAGATCGAGGAGCGTCGCGAAGGGCTCCGCGACGTGCTCGGCCGCGCGGCCGAGCGCCTCGACGCGTACACCCTGGAGCTGCAACGCCACGGCCTGGAGGCCTGTGAGCGTGAGGTCCGCTGGCTGGAGGAGCTCATCGCCAACGAGCGCTCCGGCCGTGCCCCGACAGTCCCGGACACCGGGACGGCCGGCGGCCGACGAGACAACAACAGCCCGCCTCCGCCTGGAGAGTCCAGGAAAGAGCGGCCGTGA
- a CDS encoding DUF5318 domain-containing protein — protein MRTQRQVVDYSLRKRAVLRELLAGRVGTYDVCDASPYLKNAARFHGEPTDQRCPICRSENLTHVHYIYGDELKQSAGQARTLAELRVLAMTLREFQVFVVEVCLGCDWNHLVEQHLLGRDRLAEAGPDQSAVGVVAAAGGPTGRRRREAQR, from the coding sequence ATGCGTACGCAGCGCCAGGTCGTCGACTACTCGCTCCGGAAGCGAGCGGTGCTGCGTGAGCTTCTCGCCGGGCGGGTCGGCACGTACGACGTCTGCGATGCGTCGCCTTACCTGAAGAACGCGGCTCGGTTTCACGGCGAACCGACCGACCAGCGGTGCCCGATCTGCCGGAGTGAGAATCTGACCCACGTCCACTACATCTACGGGGACGAACTCAAACAGTCCGCCGGTCAGGCCCGTACGCTGGCGGAGCTGCGCGTGCTGGCGATGACGCTGCGTGAGTTCCAGGTGTTCGTGGTAGAGGTGTGCCTCGGCTGTGACTGGAACCATCTCGTCGAGCAGCATCTGCTCGGGCGGGACAGGCTGGCCGAGGCAGGGCCGGACCAGAGCGCGGTTGGCGTCGTGGCCGCCGCGGGCGGCCCGACCGGGCGGCGGAGGCGAGAGGCGCAACGGTGA
- a CDS encoding transglycosylase domain-containing protein — protein sequence MNSYGDPSSPNGRARIPGRHGDPGQADDAYGFPGGEGRGRAAAPEGTASAGRASVPPRGAGSGGRAAVGGPASVPPRGASGSAAVGRSGRASVPVSPAPGGSAGRASVGTAAVGAASVGAASAGRARVGSVPVGGRASVARAGVTPVSGRPGGPGGPGGPTGRVGPGRRGPGDPNAVARAKKRKRANMLIAAFAVFIMLTGLGVVSFTYYSTNVVLPEDTTPPQATELYAFDNKTLIAKLGTENRTLVTIDQIPQHVQDAVAAAEDRNFYRHSGVDYKGIVRAAWNNLTGGDKQGASTITQQYARNAYDNLNDDTYARKVKEAILASKLTERYDKPTIMQHYLNVIYFGRGAYGIEAAAKTYFGRSAKDLTVAEGAVLAALIKQPVASATHKGYDPAVNPEEAKQRWNYVVQGMVQEGWLNAAGRETAPTAADYPKDCPKGKSAGCLRAPNSAGAGLDYGINTPYGNVINYVKTELRDKGVCVDREEEVTASKPTCSDALMSGGYRIQTTIDTKIQAAAVATAQRKSADSKLAGQPKNLMAAMVAIEPKTGRVRAYYGGDNGTGTDYAGKNTDSQGNLIGGHAPGSTFKIYSLAAALEKQKALESRWKGRAFTPKGTEFKVSNAGTDNPSCGNSCTLRESTLKSLNVPFYHVSEDIGPDKIVDVAKRAGITTMWNTNPAEPHDLTATDADKLAPETFFHVVAYGQYPVTVLDHANGVATFANEGRYVKAHFLYQVQKRNQQTGKWEKVVDEGNVKGKQVIDKEVVADVTSVLKEYPGRVNHRLENGRQAAAKTGTWELEPGSTENGDAWMIGYTPQLATAVWVGNVKDREALRTKDNRRISGSGLPGDIWETFMEKALKGKEKLTFPPAANIGDPDSGNGEAPPPPEPPQQPNCGPFDLFCPPGGGNNGNNGGGSPNDPRPQNGVDRDTALPPLTLRRD from the coding sequence ATGAACTCGTACGGCGATCCCAGTTCCCCCAACGGGCGGGCCCGGATTCCGGGCCGGCACGGCGACCCCGGGCAGGCCGACGACGCGTACGGCTTCCCGGGTGGCGAGGGGCGCGGCCGGGCGGCCGCGCCGGAGGGAACGGCATCCGCGGGCCGCGCCTCGGTGCCTCCCCGGGGTGCCGGCTCCGGCGGCCGGGCCGCCGTCGGCGGCCCGGCGTCCGTACCCCCGCGTGGTGCCTCCGGCTCGGCGGCGGTGGGGCGGTCCGGCCGGGCCTCGGTGCCGGTCTCGCCCGCACCCGGTGGGTCGGCCGGACGCGCGTCCGTCGGCACCGCCGCGGTGGGCGCGGCGTCCGTCGGTGCCGCGTCCGCCGGCCGGGCGCGGGTCGGCTCGGTGCCGGTCGGCGGCCGCGCCTCGGTGGCGCGGGCCGGCGTCACGCCGGTCTCCGGCAGGCCGGGTGGCCCCGGAGGGCCGGGTGGACCGACGGGACGGGTCGGTCCCGGGCGCCGCGGTCCAGGTGATCCGAACGCCGTCGCCCGGGCGAAGAAACGTAAACGGGCGAACATGCTGATCGCCGCGTTCGCGGTGTTCATCATGCTCACCGGCCTCGGCGTGGTGAGCTTCACCTACTACTCCACCAACGTGGTCCTTCCCGAGGACACCACGCCGCCGCAAGCGACCGAGCTGTACGCGTTCGACAACAAGACACTGATCGCGAAGCTCGGCACCGAGAACCGCACCCTCGTCACGATCGATCAGATCCCGCAGCACGTGCAGGACGCGGTTGCCGCCGCTGAGGACCGGAACTTCTACCGCCACTCCGGGGTGGACTACAAGGGCATCGTCCGGGCCGCGTGGAACAACCTCACCGGCGGCGACAAGCAGGGCGCCTCGACAATCACCCAGCAGTACGCCCGCAACGCGTACGACAACCTGAACGACGACACGTACGCGCGGAAGGTGAAGGAGGCGATCCTCGCCTCGAAGCTGACCGAGCGCTACGACAAACCGACGATCATGCAGCACTACCTGAACGTGATCTACTTCGGCCGGGGCGCGTACGGCATCGAGGCGGCGGCGAAGACGTACTTCGGCAGGTCCGCCAAGGACCTGACCGTCGCCGAGGGCGCTGTGCTCGCGGCCCTGATCAAGCAGCCGGTGGCCAGCGCCACCCACAAGGGGTACGACCCGGCGGTCAACCCGGAGGAGGCCAAGCAGCGCTGGAACTACGTCGTTCAGGGTATGGTCCAGGAGGGTTGGCTGAACGCCGCCGGCCGCGAAACGGCTCCGACAGCGGCGGACTACCCGAAGGATTGCCCGAAGGGGAAGAGTGCTGGATGCCTCAGGGCTCCCAACTCGGCCGGCGCCGGGCTGGACTACGGCATCAACACGCCCTACGGCAACGTGATCAACTATGTCAAGACGGAGCTGCGGGACAAGGGGGTCTGCGTAGACCGCGAGGAGGAGGTCACCGCCAGCAAGCCCACCTGCTCCGACGCTCTGATGTCCGGCGGGTACCGGATCCAGACCACGATCGACACCAAGATCCAGGCGGCGGCGGTGGCGACCGCGCAGCGGAAGAGTGCGGACTCGAAGCTGGCCGGCCAGCCGAAGAACCTGATGGCGGCCATGGTGGCGATCGAGCCGAAGACCGGCCGGGTCCGCGCCTACTACGGCGGCGACAACGGCACCGGCACCGACTACGCGGGCAAGAACACCGACAGCCAGGGGAACCTGATCGGTGGCCATGCGCCGGGCTCGACCTTCAAGATCTACAGCCTGGCGGCGGCGCTCGAGAAGCAGAAGGCGCTCGAGTCGCGCTGGAAAGGCCGGGCCTTCACCCCGAAGGGTACCGAGTTCAAGGTCAGCAACGCCGGCACCGACAACCCGTCCTGCGGCAACTCCTGCACCTTGCGCGAGTCGACGCTGAAGTCGCTGAACGTGCCGTTCTACCACGTCAGCGAGGACATCGGCCCCGACAAGATCGTCGACGTGGCCAAGCGGGCCGGCATCACCACCATGTGGAACACCAACCCGGCCGAGCCGCACGACCTGACCGCGACGGACGCGGACAAGCTGGCGCCGGAGACCTTCTTCCACGTGGTCGCCTACGGCCAGTACCCGGTCACGGTACTGGACCACGCCAACGGGGTGGCGACCTTCGCTAACGAGGGTCGGTACGTCAAGGCCCACTTCCTCTACCAGGTGCAGAAGCGGAACCAACAGACCGGCAAGTGGGAGAAGGTCGTCGACGAGGGCAACGTCAAGGGCAAGCAGGTCATCGACAAGGAGGTCGTCGCCGACGTCACCAGCGTCCTCAAGGAGTATCCGGGCCGGGTCAACCACCGGTTGGAGAACGGCCGACAGGCGGCCGCCAAGACCGGTACCTGGGAACTCGAGCCGGGAAGTACGGAGAACGGCGACGCGTGGATGATCGGCTACACGCCGCAGCTCGCTACCGCCGTCTGGGTTGGCAACGTCAAGGACCGCGAGGCCCTGCGGACGAAGGACAACCGGCGAATCAGCGGTTCCGGTCTCCCCGGCGACATCTGGGAGACATTCATGGAGAAGGCGCTGAAGGGCAAGGAGAAGTTGACCTTTCCGCCGGCCGCCAACATCGGCGACCCGGACTCCGGCAATGGCGAGGCGCCGCCGCCTCCGGAGCCGCCACAGCAGCCGAACTGCGGTCCGTTCGACCTGTTCTGCCCGCCGGGTGGCGGAAACAACGGCAACAACGGCGGCGGCAGCCCGAACGATCCACGCCCGCAGAACGGCGTCGACCGGGACACGGCGTTACCGCCCCTGACACTCCGCCGGGACTGA
- a CDS encoding glycosyltransferase 87 family protein, with product MSTQSTRGIDDAGAPDHPSRSDGFVRGISGVIGGPLGDHAAVLDRPVGRDRRFWTAARIVLALVCLTLALHWVQKSPCQDGAWTENVQYNRFCYTDVLALYYAEGLNEGKVPYRDHPVEYPVLTGYFMGALGLPVHALGANDPGLNQGMWFYNLNVLVLGALAVATVAVLLALRRRRPWDAALFALAPALLLTATVNWDLLAIGLAAFGLLAWARRRPALAGLLLGLGGAAKLWPLFLFWPILLLALRASRVRAALTAIGAGAAALLVVNLPTALLYPTNWGRFLELNTERPIDWGTLWYIGRYLDGKVGGAGTLGPFEWLNVNIPALNNLSYALFLLACVGIAALALKAPRRPRLAQLAFLVVAAFLIFSKVWSQQFVLWLLPLAVLARPKWGAFLAWQLAEVGYFAAFYGELLGTSTGRPVFPEGVFVLAATLRLTTVVILCWLVVREILRPERDAVRSTYADDPDGGVVDGAPDATWLRRRGPSRATAEPSPEPATG from the coding sequence ATGAGCACACAGTCGACGCGCGGCATCGACGACGCCGGTGCCCCGGACCACCCGTCCCGCTCCGACGGCTTCGTCCGGGGCATCTCCGGCGTGATCGGCGGCCCGCTGGGCGACCACGCCGCCGTGCTGGACCGGCCGGTCGGACGGGACCGCCGGTTCTGGACCGCGGCCCGGATCGTCCTGGCCCTGGTGTGCCTGACCCTGGCCCTGCACTGGGTGCAGAAGTCGCCCTGCCAGGACGGCGCCTGGACGGAAAACGTCCAGTACAACCGTTTCTGCTACACCGACGTGCTGGCCCTCTACTACGCCGAGGGGCTCAACGAGGGCAAGGTGCCCTACCGGGACCACCCGGTCGAGTACCCGGTCCTCACCGGCTACTTCATGGGTGCCCTCGGCCTGCCGGTGCACGCGCTCGGCGCGAACGACCCGGGCCTCAACCAGGGCATGTGGTTCTACAACCTGAATGTCCTGGTGCTCGGCGCGCTGGCGGTGGCCACGGTGGCCGTCCTTCTCGCACTGCGCCGTCGCCGCCCGTGGGACGCGGCGCTCTTCGCGCTCGCGCCCGCACTGCTGCTCACCGCCACCGTGAACTGGGACCTCCTCGCCATCGGTCTCGCCGCCTTCGGTCTGCTCGCCTGGGCCCGCCGCCGGCCCGCCCTGGCCGGCCTGCTGCTCGGCCTCGGCGGGGCGGCGAAGCTCTGGCCACTGTTCCTCTTCTGGCCCATCCTGCTGCTGGCGCTCCGGGCCAGCCGGGTTCGGGCCGCGCTGACCGCGATCGGGGCGGGCGCCGCCGCGCTGCTCGTGGTGAATCTGCCCACCGCGCTGCTCTACCCGACGAACTGGGGGCGGTTCCTCGAGCTCAACACCGAACGGCCGATCGACTGGGGCACCCTCTGGTACATCGGCCGCTACCTCGACGGCAAGGTCGGCGGAGCGGGCACACTCGGCCCGTTCGAATGGCTCAACGTCAACATCCCGGCGCTGAACAACCTTTCGTACGCGTTGTTTCTGCTGGCCTGCGTCGGGATCGCCGCGCTCGCGTTGAAAGCGCCGCGCCGGCCGCGCCTCGCCCAGCTCGCGTTCCTGGTGGTCGCCGCGTTCCTGATCTTCAGCAAGGTCTGGTCGCAGCAGTTCGTGCTCTGGCTGCTGCCGTTGGCGGTGCTCGCCCGGCCCAAGTGGGGCGCCTTCCTCGCCTGGCAGCTCGCCGAGGTTGGCTACTTCGCGGCCTTCTACGGCGAACTGCTCGGCACGTCGACCGGGCGGCCGGTCTTTCCCGAAGGCGTCTTCGTGCTGGCCGCGACGCTGCGGCTGACCACGGTGGTGATCCTTTGCTGGCTGGTCGTGCGGGAGATCCTTCGACCGGAGCGGGACGCGGTGCGGTCCACGTACGCGGACGACCCGGACGGTGGGGTCGTCGACGGCGCCCCGGACGCCACCTGGCTCCGCAGACGTGGCCCGTCCCGCGCGACCGCCGAGCCGTCCCCCGAGCCTGCCACCGGCTGA